A genomic region of Pseudoxanthomonas suwonensis contains the following coding sequences:
- a CDS encoding replication-associated recombination protein A, whose product MRPLAERMRPRTLDEMVGQRRLLAPGSALRRAVESGRVHSMVLWGPPGCGKTTLALLLARYADADFRAISAVLSGLPEVRQVLAEAAQRFAEGRRTVLFVDEVHRFNKAQQDAFLPHIERGSIVFVGATTENPSFELNSALLSRCRVHVMEAVSVDDIVGALRRALDDGERGLGGQGIEVDAALLREIAGAADGDVRRALTLLEIAAELAADEGGRISEQTLLQVLADRTRRFDKGGEQFYDQISALHKSVRSSNPDAAVYWLARMLDGGCDPAYLARRLTRMAVEDIGLADPRALQMAVDAWDTYERLGSPEGDLALAQVAIYLASTAKSNAAYNAWNAARADVREHGTAEVPLHLRNAPTKLMKQLGYSKGYQYDHDSAGGIALDQTGFPDAIGERVYYEPVERGLEIKLKDKLDRLRAAREQARRSRG is encoded by the coding sequence ATGCGCCCGCTGGCCGAGCGCATGCGCCCGCGCACGCTCGACGAGATGGTCGGCCAGCGCCGCCTGCTCGCGCCGGGTTCGGCGCTGCGCCGCGCGGTGGAGTCGGGCCGGGTGCACTCGATGGTGCTGTGGGGACCGCCGGGCTGCGGCAAGACCACCCTGGCGCTGCTGCTGGCGCGCTACGCCGACGCCGATTTCCGCGCGATCTCCGCGGTGCTGTCGGGCCTGCCCGAAGTGCGCCAGGTGCTGGCCGAGGCCGCGCAGCGCTTCGCCGAAGGCCGCCGCACGGTGCTGTTCGTGGACGAGGTGCACCGCTTCAACAAGGCCCAGCAGGACGCGTTCCTGCCGCATATCGAGCGCGGCAGCATCGTCTTCGTCGGTGCCACCACCGAGAACCCCTCGTTCGAGCTGAACTCGGCGCTGCTGTCGCGCTGCCGCGTGCACGTGATGGAGGCGGTGTCGGTGGACGACATCGTCGGCGCGCTGCGGCGGGCGCTGGACGACGGCGAGCGCGGCCTGGGCGGGCAGGGCATCGAAGTGGACGCGGCGCTGCTGCGCGAGATCGCCGGTGCCGCCGATGGCGACGTGCGCCGCGCCCTGACCCTGCTGGAGATCGCCGCCGAACTGGCCGCCGACGAGGGCGGACGGATCAGCGAGCAGACCCTGCTGCAGGTGCTGGCCGACCGCACCCGCCGCTTCGACAAGGGCGGCGAGCAGTTCTACGACCAGATCTCGGCGCTGCACAAGTCAGTGCGCAGTTCCAACCCGGACGCCGCGGTGTACTGGCTGGCGCGCATGCTCGACGGCGGCTGCGACCCGGCCTACCTGGCCCGGCGCCTGACCCGGATGGCGGTGGAGGACATCGGCCTGGCCGACCCGCGCGCCCTGCAGATGGCGGTCGATGCCTGGGATACCTACGAGCGCCTGGGCAGCCCCGAGGGCGACCTGGCCCTGGCCCAGGTCGCGATCTACCTGGCCAGCACCGCCAAGTCCAACGCCGCCTACAACGCCTGGAACGCGGCCCGCGCCGACGTGCGCGAGCACGGCACCGCCGAGGTGCCGCTGCACCTGCGCAACGCGCCGACCAAGCTGATGAAGCAACTGGGCTACTCGAAGGGCTACCAGTACGACCACGACAGCGCGGGCGGGATCGCGCTGGACCAGACCGGCTTCCCGGACGCGATCGGCGAGCGGGTCTACTACGAACCGGTCGAGCGCGGCCTGGAGATCAAGCTGAAGGACAAGCTCGACCGGCTGCGCGCCGCCCGCGAGCAGGCGCGCAGGTCGCGCGGCTAG